The proteins below come from a single Branchiostoma lanceolatum isolate klBraLanc5 unplaced genomic scaffold, klBraLanc5.hap2 Scaffold_84, whole genome shotgun sequence genomic window:
- the LOC136426170 gene encoding histone H2B-like, translating to MPPSGKAVKKAGKARPAGDKKRGRRRKRRETFGVYIYKVLKQVHPDTGVSSKAMGIMNSFVNDIFERIAAEASRLANYNKRSTISSREIQTAVRLLLPGELAKHAVSEGTKAVTKYTSSK from the coding sequence atgccaccaagtggaaaagccgtcaAAAAAGCTGGCAAAGCCAGGCCCGCcggagacaagaagcgtggaaggaggagaaagagaagggagaccttcggcgtctacatctacaaggtgctgaaacaggtgcaccccgacaccggcgtctccagcaaggccatgggaatcatgaattccttcgtcaacgacatttttgaACGGATCGCCGCAGAGGCCTCTCGACTCGccaactacaacaagcgctccaccatcagcagccgcgagatccagaccgccgtgcgactcctgctgccgggcgagctggccaagcacgccgtcagcgagggcaccaaggccgtcaccaagtacaccagctccaagtag
- the LOC136426174 gene encoding histone H1-like produces the protein MSAPASSPKKARKPTAPKGPAAHPPTTVMVTAAVEALKDRTGSSLLAIKKYITKKPTTKKTKKSPAKKPAAKKSTKKTPAKKIAKKAAPAKKASKPKKK, from the exons atgtccgctccagcatcgtcccccaagaaggccaGGAAGCCAACGGCACCCAAGggccctgcggctcacccgcccaccactgttATGGTTACGGCGGctgtggaagcgctcaaggaccgtaccggttcttctctgttggccatcaagaagtacatt accaagaaaccgactaccaagaagaccaagaaatctccggccaagaaacccgcTGCCAAGAAATCCACAAAAAAGACTCCGGCAAAGAAGATTGCAAAGAAGGCggcgcctgccaagaaagcgtccaagcccaagaagaagtga
- the LOC136426169 gene encoding histone H2A-like → MSGRGKGGKARAKAKSRSSRAGLQFPVGRVHRFLRKGNYAQRVGAGAPVYLAAVLEYLTAEILELAGNAARDNKKTRIIPRHLQLAVRNDEELNKLMSGVTIAQGGVLPNIHAVLLPKKTGKAQ, encoded by the coding sequence atgtctggacgtggtaaaGGAGGCAAGGCACGCGCTAAGGCAAAGAGTCGTTCTTCCcgagcgggtctccagttccccgtTGGCCGCGTACATCGCTTCTTGcggaagggaaactacgcccagcgcgtgggtgccggcgctccGGTGTATCTGGCGGCGGTGCTTGAGTACTTGACGGCCGAGATTCTGGAGCTGGCTggtaacgctgcccgtgacaacaagaagactagaatcatcccccgtcaccttcaactggccgtccgcaacgacgaggagttgaacaagctgatgtcgggcgtcaccattgcccagggcggtgttctcccaaacatccacgctgtgcttctgcccaagaagaccggcaAGGCTCAGTAG